The genomic interval AGTTATATAAATCTTTTTTGTAAGACCATTTTTAAAACGGGCACTATATACGGTTAGCTGTGCGTCATAGGTTCCAGGATTGTCATACCTTACGAATGGATTTTGAGCTAAGGAAACCGTAGGATTTCCACCTGGAAAACTCCATTCCCAACGAATCACATTATTTGTTGACTTATCTATAAAGTGAATAACTTTTGGTGCACATCCCGCCGTGGTATCTGCTTCAAAATCTGCTTCAGGAACTCTTGAAATTGTAATTTTTCTTTTAAAAGTTTTGACACCACAATCATTGGTAACCCGCAAACTAACTTCGTATGTAGAATCTCTATCATATTCATGTGTTGGATTTTCTTCATCACTTTCAGATCCATCTCCAAACTTCCATAAATATTCATTTCCTAATTGTGATTGGTTTATAAAATAAACCACTCTGGTATCGAGTCCAAAGGTGAAATCAGCTACTGGAACATCATTAATTTTAATAAACCCGGTTTTTGTACTAGCTACTTTACAACGATTATTACCAGCTTCTAAACCTACATCATAGCTTCCAGCATTTCTATAAACTACTATTGGATTTTGTAAAGTTGAAGTTGCAGGCATTCCACCAGGGAAGGTCCAATTCCAATTACTTGCATATAATGATTGATCCGTAAACTGAACCGTAACGGGAGCGCAACCATAGGTAATATCAGCAATAAAAGCGGGTTGTGGATATTGAGAGTTCTGACACTTTTGCAAACAACCACTTTCAACCAGAAAACCAAAGTTGACAAAATTATTGAGATAGGAGGTAGATAATGTGGACCATGTTTTAGCAACCGTTAACTTTGAAGCCATGATATGACCTGAAATCGGCACATCATGGATCATGTCAAAATTATGTCCAAATTCATGTGCTTGAAGTGATGAATATGCTGGTGACATATTTGTAGGAAAATAAGCACTGCAAACATTAAACGGATTTGGTAGTGTACATACAGAACGTTGCACCGCTCTGCCAACAACACCAGAAGTCCATTTAGCAGACCAAAGGGTTCCAATATTAAATGCAGAGAATGTAAATATTTGAGGCCCTACAACATTCATCATTGCTAATTCCGCGTCAATATCTGTAATGCCATTAAATGGATCTCTTGCAGGATCATCAGCTACCCAGGTTCCAGTAACATTGAGTTCGTACTCATGTTCAAATTCATCATCAAACACAGGCTGCACTTCTGCAAGAATAGAGATCATAGCATTTTCAGTTTGGATGATATCGCCACCGTTCTTCCTGAACATAATATTATCCGCCGCAAGACAAACTTTTAAATCAATACAAAGTCTACACGGTGGAGCTGCAACACTTGCTTTTTCTTGAATTTGATTTTTAATGCGCAGCACTTCTTGATTGGTTTCAATTGCTCCACAACTCAAACCCTCCATGGGTATAATATCAGATGCTTTATAAGAGATGAATTGTTGATTTTTATCAATATCCTTTCTTGTGTTCACTTGATCAAGAGGTTCAATATAAAAACGGTCTTGTCCATCATCTATCATGATTTTGAAAAAACCATTTGCCATACTCATAATGACAGTGGATGATTCACCTTTGATCGTTCCTCTAAAAGTCCTGAAATCACTTCGGAAGGGTAAATTATTTAAAGCTCCAGGACCCCCGGATAAGCGTTGCATTTTTGGATTTAGTAAAGCAAATTCAAATAATTGCAAATGCCATTTGTGCTCAGGCGTTTGTAAAGTAAGTTCCTTTATATTTCCTGCTGAGGCATTTATTTGCTCTGTAACATCTTTGATATCTAATTGCAATAATGCATAAGATTTCATGTGATCAAGACTGCCTTTAGCAATCTTAGTTTGCAATGGTTTTAGGACTAATGATTGCGAACTTGCCAATTGTATGCAAGCGAAAAATAAAAGTAAAGTGTGTTTCATAAAATTTTATTAAATAATATTAAATTTATATTAAGCTTTCATATCATAACTCGTCAAACCTTTTTCAATATGGCTGTTTGGGATATTTTAAGAATTTACTTAAAATTACAAGTGTTCATCTTCAATTAAATAACCGAGGTCTTTAAATCTTTATTAAGCTCTCAATCCAGGTTCTTTGGGATCTGAATTTGGAATTATTTTTTTACTGAAATCCTTAACCATATCTTTTTAGGAAAATCATAAGGATCCTTTCTATTTTGGATATAAAGTTAAACAAGGAATATGGGATTAATTAAATTTTAACTTTTATAATCAACAAAAGACGTGAAACGGATTTAGGAAACCAGCAGTAAATAGTTCAAAAATTTAAGAAGATATTACCTTTTAACGCTTAAATTATTAAAATTTCCATTAAAATATGGCAAAATAGCATAAAATATAAGCTTTTAGGCTTCAAATTGCGGATTCCTAATTGAATTGGTTTGTTTGTGTTTGATTTTTAAAATCGATAAAATATGGATAAATTTTAACTATATTCCAAAAAATAAATTGCCATTAATTACATTCTTGTCAATCCTATTTCAATGATTTCCTTTTAAGGTTTAAAAGCATACTGCGGCAATTTCTGAATATTGAAGGAAAATTAGACCTAATGAATAGAAGCTATTAATATTCGTTTTGAATCAAAATTTGGCTATTTCGTCTTGATTTATGAATGATTTTATTCATATCGAATGGGATTTCTTAAATTGGAATTCGTAGAAATATTATTTAAATTTAACTAAATAAAGAGCATCCTGTCGTATCCATTTCGAGCTTAAATCTAGCTGACAATTGGGATTCTATAAAGCAGAATGCTTTCAGGCTTTAATTTTTTATTCAGGATTCCAAATTCCATATTACATTTAGGTTTTAGCAAGTCCAGATAGTACCTTATGAAACAAATCAGCATTCAAGCTCTTCGGGGTCCAAATATCCACAGTATTAATCCGTATCAGTTAATTCATTTGCGTATAGATCTGTCTGAACATAGTGAGTTAAGTATAGAAGCGCTTGCTATTTTAGAAAAACAACTCACCGAAATTTTAACTCCTGTCAACCCTAAATTGGATGCTATAAGATTTCAAAGTCAACTGGATCAAGCCTCTGATAATATTGACAAACTTGCGCTTTGTATTGGATCGACAGCCTTAAAGCTAGAGCAAGAGATTGGTGAGCAAGTCCAGTTTGTAAAAGTTTTGAAAACCTTAGAGCCTGGAGTTTATGCAGTCCTATTTGAATATAAGAATGAAAAAGTAGGAAAGTTAACAGCCCAAATTGCATTTGAATTAGTTGAAAACCTTCTTCATAATAAAGAACCGAATATCGAAGATAAATTAAATCAAATTCGATCATTAAAGTCATCTGTTGAGATTCATAGCTCTTTACGGTTGCTTTTAGACGAAGCGGACCGTCAAAATATTCCTATAATTCCATTATATGAAAACGAATTTTTTCAACTTGGATATGGTAAGAACCAGAAGCGAATTTCGAAAACGTTTAGTGATCAAGCGAATTTGATGGCTTATTTAACCGTTTCAAATAGGAACTGGATGACCGAACAATTATACGAATCCAGCATACCATTTATCAAAAATCCAAAGGAATTCAGTGAATATCCAAAAGTTTTTCAGATCTTGATTTTAAATTATAATTTTAAAGTTGCCTTGCCAATAATACAAGGTTTGCACAGTATGGAATTAATCTATAATCTGAATGCAGAAACAAAATTCAGAGTCAATAGAATATGTCATATATTGGGAATATCAGAAGGAGAAATTTTTCTTGTTGGAGATCATATTGAAGATCCTAAAGCGGAAGTTTTAAAAATAGATATTGCTCCTGATTTAAGTATTTATACTATGGCTGAGGAGGCATCTGGAAGAAAAGAGCTAATGGCTGCTTTTATGCAAACTTTATTTCCTAAGCCTGAGGATTCAAGAATTCCAGTTATCGGTGTATCCGGTACCAATGGAAAAACGACCACAACCAGACTTATTGCACATATTATTCAACTTACCGGAATCCGTACAGGATTTACAACAAGTGATGGGGTTTATGTGGATGGTATTATGGTTGAGAAAGGAGACACTACGGGACCAGGAAGTGCAGCTAGTGTGCTGCGAGATCCAACGGTAGAATATGCAATTCTTGAAACTGCCAGAGGAGGTATATTGCGCGCCGGATTAGCATATAGACAATGTGATACCGCGGTCATTACAAATATTACAGCCGATCATCTCGGGCTATCTGATGTTCACACTTTAGAGGAACTTTCTAAAGTCAAAGGATTAGTAGCACAAACGGTCAAAGCAGATGGTTTCGCTGTCTTAAATTTAGAAAATGAATATACGTATCGTATTGGTCAACAAACAAGTAGTCAAGTAGCCTACTTTAGTTTGACAAAAAATCATCCGGAATTAATGGATCATATTAACCAGGGCAAATTTGCTGCGTACCAGGATGAAGGTGAAATAATTTTAGTTAAAAACAAGCAATGTATATCTTTAATTGACCTAAAGAATGTCCCAGTAAGTTTTGGCGGCCGTGTCCAATTTATGGTAGCGAATGTGCTTGCTGCAAGTTTAGCATGCTTTGTACAAGGTTTTGAACCAGATCAAATTGCACGTGGCTTAAAAAGCTTTTTTCCTTCTCCAGATCAAACACCCGGACGACTCAATATTTTTGAATTTCCTGAATTTAAAGTAATGATAGACTTCGCACATAATCCGGAAGGGTTTACTGGCGTGCGTGATTTTTTGCAAACAATTGATTCTCCATATAAAATAGGAATTATAACAGGAACCGGTGACAGGCCAGATGAATCCATTAAGCAATTAGGATTTTTATCTGCAGAAATGTTTGATCACATCATCATACATCAGGCAAAATTTTTACGTGGCAGGAAAGCAAATGCTATTGTGAATTTACTTAAGGAAGGGATCAAAGAATGTCCGGTATCTTGTTCGGTTGAATACCTCCCAGATGAAACTGAACCTTTAAAATATGCTATGAAATTAGCTAAGAAAAATGCATTTATTACAGCCCTTAGTGATGTATTAAATGATCCGATTGAACTCATAAGAGCCTATCAAAAGGATCCTGGAGCATTAAAAAATGAATAATTTTAAGGCCTTTCCAGCGCTCTAAAAACGAAATTAAATAGATTTAAGAAATTCAAATAATTTATCTTCATCTCCTGGGATGTATTTTCTTGTATGATAAATTACGTCCCCTTTTTTATTCAAAACAAATAATTGAGGGAGTCCATTTAATTCCCCAGCCATCACATGTCTAAATTCGCGGTTAAAATCAAAATATGCTGGAAAAGTCCATTTACTGCCTTTAACCAGATTGTTAAATTGTTCGGTTCGATCTGAGAAATCAATGGAAATTGGATAAAATTCAAAATCTAGTTGTTTTTTCCATTGTGCATATTTTTGTGAAATCGCTTGTAACTCATTTCGACAAGGTCCGCATGTAGTCATCCAAAAAAGCAGTACGGTAGCTTTATTATTTTTTTTAAACAGCGTAGCAGAATTAAATATCTGGCCGTCTGAATTTTTTAATTGAATATCATACGGAAACTCTTTTTTTATTAGATCTGGGGCACGACTTGTCTCCTTCACTACGCGAGGGATAGCAGGTTTTTGAGAGAATCCATGCATCTGAAAAATTACAGATAGACAAATTAAAAATAAAGGAAACTTAGTATACATTTTATTGGAGCCGGATAACGAGAAGACAAAGATAAGCGTTTTCTAATTCATTTCATTGCAAGCTACGCCGTGAAATAATTTTGTATTGCAAATTTTAAGTTTTAAATTATCGTAACTTTAGGCATTTAAATAATTTAGATTGGATCCAAAAGTACTCCTGATTACCCCAGCATTTACCCAATTAAATACGCCCTATCCAGCAACTGCTTATTTAAAAGGTTTTTTGAATACAAAAGATATTCAG from Saprospiraceae bacterium carries:
- a CDS encoding TlpA family protein disulfide reductase, yielding MYTKFPLFLICLSVIFQMHGFSQKPAIPRVVKETSRAPDLIKKEFPYDIQLKNSDGQIFNSATLFKKNNKATVLLFWMTTCGPCRNELQAISQKYAQWKKQLDFEFYPISIDFSDRTEQFNNLVKGSKWTFPAYFDFNREFRHVMAGELNGLPQLFVLNKKGDVIYHTRKYIPGDEDKLFEFLKSI
- a CDS encoding PKD domain-containing protein, with the protein product MKHTLLLFFACIQLASSQSLVLKPLQTKIAKGSLDHMKSYALLQLDIKDVTEQINASAGNIKELTLQTPEHKWHLQLFEFALLNPKMQRLSGGPGALNNLPFRSDFRTFRGTIKGESSTVIMSMANGFFKIMIDDGQDRFYIEPLDQVNTRKDIDKNQQFISYKASDIIPMEGLSCGAIETNQEVLRIKNQIQEKASVAAPPCRLCIDLKVCLAADNIMFRKNGGDIIQTENAMISILAEVQPVFDDEFEHEYELNVTGTWVADDPARDPFNGITDIDAELAMMNVVGPQIFTFSAFNIGTLWSAKWTSGVVGRAVQRSVCTLPNPFNVCSAYFPTNMSPAYSSLQAHEFGHNFDMIHDVPISGHIMASKLTVAKTWSTLSTSYLNNFVNFGFLVESGCLQKCQNSQYPQPAFIADITYGCAPVTVQFTDQSLYASNWNWTFPGGMPATSTLQNPIVVYRNAGSYDVGLEAGNNRCKVASTKTGFIKINDVPVADFTFGLDTRVVYFINQSQLGNEYLWKFGDGSESDEENPTHEYDRDSTYEVSLRVTNDCGVKTFKRKITISRVPEADFEADTTAGCAPKVIHFIDKSTNNVIRWEWSFPGGNPTVSLAQNPFVRYDNPGTYDAQLTVYSARFKNGLTKKIYITIDSLPDAEFTYTINGNTVSFNAQSKFAKSHFWIFGDPTRPNNTSTDTLPSHTYLEGRYEVLYIVNNACGKDTAKTIITIGTKPIAGFQVNDHQGCLPFQVQFNNTSTAAANLYRWYFPGGNPSTSTDKNPIVTYNTVGKFNVSLFAYNNFFSDSIGITNYIEVKTEPTASFTNSISGFKSFFTHQAIGATNYFWDFGDNKASFEENPTHDYQVEGEFDVKLIVQNECGLDTFSKHIAVYLVPKVNFSADTIRGCAPFTVKFNEKASIDVTDWEWQFENGIPAFSTEKNPTVVFNKKGKYTIRLLVRNSNGSNVVTKVQYIQVLSPVLCPEYTKTNRFGISDIPFGGSLLNRENDINYEVPFVYPNPAMDFIYVVNPSESLPPLYLEIFDPMGRKLSQHHCNEIECMIPISNLKNGSYFIKIKDGTNTFVRKFMIAN